TATAGCTAATTCATATTTTCTTCACAACTAAATATTTTTGGAAAAATGGAAACCATTATAAAAAACCTTGTTGAACAAATCGATCAACTAAAAATTGAAAATTTAATTTATAAGGATTTATTTTCCAATTCTCCAATTGCAATTTGGGAAGAAGATATTACGAAATTGATAGAATATTTTAACAAACTTAAAAACGACAAAATTGATGAATTAGAAAATTTTTGTTTCTCGAATTCAGAAGATTTAATTAAATGTTTTAGTATGATTAAAATAATTAATGCAAATAATGCTTTAGTAAAAATATTGAGAGCAAAATCAAAAGAGTATTTGATTGAAAACAGGCATAAAGTTTATACTAACAATACAATACAAGATTTTGTTAAAATATTAAATTTTATCTTAAAAGGTGGAACTAGTTTTAAAGGCGAAACAGAAGCAAAAGCGTTTGATGGAAAAATTATAAAATTTGAAGTTGCATTTGAAATATATAAAAGAACCGACAATGGCGAACTAAAATATTTTAGAATAATGTCTTTAACTGATATTACAAAAAGATTAAAAATCCAAAAGACATTAATTGAAGCGGAAAATAATCTCAGACATATTTTAGATAATTCGATAGACATTATTTTTCTGTTAGATTCTGACGCTAAAATATTGGATGTAAATGAACGAAAATTAAAAATACTTAAGTCAAAACGAGATGAGGTTATTGGGAATTCACTTTTTGATTATATGGATAGTCATTTAATGGCAGAAAATTTAAAAAGGCTTGAACAAGTTGTAAAAGAAAGAACTGAGTTAAATGTAATTGATGAAATAAATGATACATTTTGGAATTCAAGACTTTGTCCAATAATAGAAAATGATAAAATCACAAAATTTGTACTATTTAACAGAGAAATAACTGAATATGTAAAAATTACAAATGAGAATATTAAGTTAAAAAATGAACAAAAAAAATTATTGGAGGAAATGACTCACAAACAGAAGTTGAAAAATGAAAACATTTCAAATTTTCTTGTAAATACAATTGCACAAGAGCTTGTAGCTATAAAATTAAACTTATATAATATTAAGCAGCAAAATCAAATAGAATTAACGCAATTAAAAGATGAAATAAACATCCAAATAATTGAATTGGAAAAAACTATTGTTAAGTTAAAAAATATTTCTTTTGAATTGGATGAGGTAACTAACTAACTATAAAATATTAATTCAATAAAAAAGAATAGAACCAAGATGATTTTTATCCTTTTAGTATTGTTAGAATTATAAATATTATGATTAAAGAAAATAGTAAGTCAATAATACCAAAAGAAATAATTGAAAATTTTAATAAGTGTGATATGAATTTTGCTTGTTTAGAGAATGATTTTAAACATTGCTGCAAAATTAATGACTGTGTAAATAACAAGATTCATTTTGTTGATAAATTGGAAAGAATTTGTCCAAATTATTTAATATTTGGGAATTCCCATATATGTATGTGTCCTGCTAGAATTGAATATTATCGGCAATCTAAAAAATAATATCAAGTGAAATTATCTTAGTAGCGAATTCCCCCAATTTGCTACTATTTTGTCGGAGCATTGATTCTTAATGTTCCGACATTACTGTACATTAAAATATGTTGTTTTTCATAAATCATTATAGCGGTCTTTATTCTAAAGATGAATTTTTAGTTAAGATTTTTACGCTTTAATCTCTTTCACTACTTGACCCGCTAATCGTATTGTCAATATTTATTTTAACAATATAATCTCGACAACTTGTAACTTTAAAATCATAAACAATAGGTTCACTAACACCTTGGATATTTATTGTGAACTGTATATCACCTTCATCAAAAGTTCTTTTTTCCGATGCTTTCCCAACTAAAATATTATTAATATTTTCAGTATTTCCACCAGATGTTTTTATTTGAATATCCGCTTTACCAGTTCCATTATTTATCAATTTTACTGTTGGATTTTCACCATCGCAATTTGAACAATATTGTAATGTTACAACGAATACTATTAAAACTAATTTTAAGATTATTTTCATTTTTCCCACCTCTTTTATCTATACTTGCAAAGTAACAAGCAGATTGTAATTTATCTCGGATAAAATAATTTATTCTAATTCAATTAACTTTTAAAAATGGCTTTTTATTCGGTATTCTTTTTTTATTACAGTTTAATTCCAAAATACGAAAGAACATAAAGCATTATAATATAAAATATTAACATAATTGTTATTGAAAAAAGTAAAGAAATATAAAAAGTGAACGTCTTTAAAAATAGCGGTAAAGTTAAAAACAAAGATAAAGACGGAATTACTAACCAAAAAATTCCGTATGATAATTCTGAAATTTTATTTTTATCACCAGTTTCATAAAACAACCAAATTAACGCTAGAATTGACACAAGTGGTAATGAAGCAACAAGACTACCTATGAATGTACTTTTTTTTGCAACCTCTGAAATAATTACAATGATAACTGCAGAAAGTAATATTTTAATTAAATAATACATAATCAATACCTTTCTTTATATTATGAATCTTATACAACTTAACTATTGAGTTATGGTTCTCAATAGAAATAAATGATTACTAACTCATATTCAATAAGTTTTCAATTTTAATATCTCGTTGATTTCAACTTAATAAAAAATTATGCATATGTAAATAGAATTAAATACGCACAATATTTAAATCCTTAAACTATCCATCCTCAAATAAATAGGATGACAGTACATATATCACTTCTTATAATTCCTACAAAAATTATAGGTTGTGATGCTTTCCAAAATAATTCCGGTTACTTGCACTTCTTCTCATTTGGTTGAAATTGAGAAATTACAACCGATTCAAGGTGAATTAAAGAAAAGATCCCGGAACAGCTTTATTCTTTGCGTTCTTTAATAATAAAACACGGTTTCTCTTTCCCGATTTATATTTGGGAAAATGAAGGAGTGTTTTACACACTTGATGGGCATGGCCGGGATTTTATTACTAAGGAATTAGTAAGAGAAGGATTTTTATTTCAGCAAAAAAACGGCGAAGTAAATTCAAAGCTCCTGGCAAATTATAATTGTTAAAAGATTGATCTCACATAAAAGGGAAATTATTTCTTCGTTTTGCGGAACCTTTTCCCGAAAGTTATATCTTTATAAATAATGAAGTAATTGTATAATTAAAAATTGAAAAAAAATAGCTTTCAAAAGAAAATAAATAAATAATGATCAATCCATTATCACAGTTGATATAAAATTTGCAGTATTGAAATTGTATTTTATCATCCGAATTGAAGCATTTCTTTTTAACTTAACATCCCAACTTATTTCTAGATCTAAATGAAAATACGAAATAATTATTAAAAAATTGTTACATGAAAGTCCCAGCTAAATTCTAAATCTAAATTCTTTAAAAACAAAAAAGTCTAAGTTGTTAAATTAACTTAGACTTACTTTATGTGGGCCCGGAGGGACTTGAACCCCCGACCCTCTGATTATGAGTCAGATGCTCTAACCAACTGAGCTACAGGCCCTAAAAATCTAGATTCAAAAAATAATATATTCATTTTTGTTAAGCAATAGATTTTTACAATTATCAAAAATTCCATTTCAAGTTTTTTTTAATCAGTTAATATTTTTATTTTAGTAAATCGTATCTATTCAAAAGGATGAATTATGGAAACAAATCAAACATCTTTCAAACCTTATATTTCTGCTAAAGATTTTATTCCCGAATTTACACCTAAAGCGGTTATTCTTGGTGCAATTTTTGGAATTATTTTTGGAGCCGCAACAGTTTACCTTGGATTAAAAGTTGGACTTACTGTAAGCGCTTCAATACCTATAGCAGTTCTTTCAATTTCGGTTTTTAAGTATATTGGGAAATCAACAATCTTAGAAAATAATATTGTTCAAACAATTGGCTCGGCAGGCGAATCTGTAGCGGCTTGTGTTGTATTTA
This DNA window, taken from Ignavibacteriota bacterium, encodes the following:
- a CDS encoding PAS domain-containing protein; the protein is METIIKNLVEQIDQLKIENLIYKDLFSNSPIAIWEEDITKLIEYFNKLKNDKIDELENFCFSNSEDLIKCFSMIKIINANNALVKILRAKSKEYLIENRHKVYTNNTIQDFVKILNFILKGGTSFKGETEAKAFDGKIIKFEVAFEIYKRTDNGELKYFRIMSLTDITKRLKIQKTLIEAENNLRHILDNSIDIIFLLDSDAKILDVNERKLKILKSKRDEVIGNSLFDYMDSHLMAENLKRLEQVVKERTELNVIDEINDTFWNSRLCPIIENDKITKFVLFNREITEYVKITNENIKLKNEQKKLLEEMTHKQKLKNENISNFLVNTIAQELVAIKLNLYNIKQQNQIELTQLKDEINIQIIELEKTIVKLKNISFELDEVTN
- a CDS encoding DUF3147 family protein is translated as MMYYLIKILLSAVIIVIISEVAKKSTFIGSLVASLPLVSILALIWLFYETGDKNKISELSYGIFWLVIPSLSLFLTLPLFLKTFTFYISLLFSITIMLIFYIIMLYVLSYFGIKL